From a single Chitinophaga sp. Cy-1792 genomic region:
- a CDS encoding type VI secretion system contractile sheath protein TssC gives MLPNETKPVLIPGDTPAFKQLSAFGGFDLLESAIEGVQNLNPSRKARRELFLGDSALYHDRQRLKQVLEIWEEILSEGVTVADIQAICQAQAEERAALLQQNLGMALQLSRPLEQSYRNLGLFFANAGALQIKNLTLLNAAPGQLRDLDNTRFTDVIRQELVQHYDRLDLRQHYSLLVIPGYAGSNAVLERWARMAYESKVMLISDFTRLDAADDVMEMFTAAELTGAEEFRANAIMTCNWLMGRGKYEEVGEAEDLFVPPSGALAGKIYGTLMSQVTAGKKFGALADVQGVSFPLKKSEIACLEQVGLIPVVKEYGRVMAFSARTLFNGDNLGLQTYSVVRVFDYVTKVLMDFLNRRAFENFSANTRKDLQRQIIQFLDSITGPERLIEDFEIRRFEQDMHQKDRIHLDIFLKPYFPARTFLIKMDGQKGISNNEWETAYEQTK, from the coding sequence ATGTTACCCAATGAAACAAAACCGGTATTAATACCGGGAGATACCCCTGCATTTAAGCAGTTATCGGCCTTTGGAGGCTTTGACTTGTTAGAATCTGCCATTGAGGGCGTACAGAATCTGAACCCATCGAGGAAAGCGAGGAGGGAGCTTTTTCTTGGTGATTCGGCATTGTATCATGACCGTCAGAGATTGAAGCAGGTATTGGAAATCTGGGAGGAGATTTTGTCGGAGGGAGTTACGGTAGCTGATATCCAGGCTATCTGTCAGGCGCAAGCGGAAGAAAGGGCGGCGTTATTACAGCAAAACCTTGGGATGGCGCTACAGCTAAGCAGGCCATTGGAGCAGTCTTACCGGAACCTCGGACTTTTCTTTGCTAATGCGGGCGCCCTGCAAATTAAGAACCTCACCTTGTTGAATGCGGCTCCTGGTCAACTGCGGGACCTGGATAATACAAGGTTTACGGATGTAATCCGGCAGGAATTGGTACAGCATTATGACAGGCTGGATTTACGGCAGCACTATAGTTTGCTGGTGATACCCGGTTATGCCGGTTCTAATGCTGTACTGGAGCGTTGGGCGAGGATGGCGTACGAGTCGAAGGTAATGCTGATATCAGATTTTACACGACTGGATGCCGCAGATGATGTGATGGAAATGTTTACGGCAGCGGAATTGACAGGGGCCGAGGAATTCCGTGCCAATGCTATCATGACCTGTAACTGGCTGATGGGGCGTGGAAAGTATGAGGAAGTTGGGGAAGCCGAAGATTTGTTCGTGCCGCCCAGTGGGGCACTGGCAGGGAAGATATATGGTACGCTAATGTCGCAGGTAACTGCTGGTAAGAAATTCGGTGCTTTAGCGGATGTGCAGGGTGTGTCATTTCCATTGAAGAAGAGTGAAATCGCTTGTCTGGAGCAGGTAGGGTTGATTCCGGTAGTGAAGGAATATGGCCGGGTGATGGCATTCAGTGCCAGAACACTTTTTAATGGGGATAACCTGGGCTTGCAGACATATTCAGTTGTTCGTGTATTCGATTACGTAACAAAGGTGTTGATGGATTTTCTTAACAGGCGTGCATTTGAAAACTTCAGTGCTAACACCAGGAAGGATTTGCAGCGGCAGATTATCCAGTTTCTGGATAGTATTACCGGACCTGAGCGATTAATAGAAGATTTTGAGATCAGAAGATTCGAGCAGGACATGCATCAAAAAGACCGTATTCATCTGGATATATTTCTTAAACCATATTTTCCGGCGAGGACATTTCTTATTAAAATGGATGGCCAGAAAGGAATTAGTAACAATGAATGGGAGACAGCTTATGAACAGACAAAATAA
- a CDS encoding DUF4138 domain-containing protein → MAVILSGPLRAQQRLDTIYVTKGAATFLHSPEKIISVQTGNGNGKELQYQVIKDKDLLLISAGMPRNTNLLVVTESASHYFIVVYKENIPLSQLRYELDGKKEKGHNDLLVGALPECEDAVLSGTGDTVIMNRLVNEMLRQRSGKLLARISQKGVQVSVRKVLLLNRYCYFSIEVRNRSHIPVELQPIRMYKSNQGLNTTCMAVIQDMGADVIATGETVRHVVTIDAPVFDKRDRLLFSVRGNGVSPLLLKMAATKLPGYILAAR, encoded by the coding sequence ATGGCAGTGATTTTGTCCGGGCCGTTACGCGCGCAGCAACGGTTGGATACGATCTATGTCACTAAAGGTGCAGCTACTTTTCTTCATTCCCCTGAAAAGATTATTAGCGTCCAAACTGGTAATGGTAATGGGAAAGAGCTGCAATATCAGGTTATAAAGGATAAGGATTTGTTGCTTATTTCTGCAGGGATGCCACGCAATACCAATTTGCTGGTGGTTACGGAAAGTGCCAGTCATTATTTCATTGTGGTGTATAAGGAAAATATTCCCTTATCTCAGTTGAGGTATGAGCTGGATGGCAAGAAAGAGAAGGGGCACAATGATTTGTTGGTGGGGGCTTTGCCGGAATGTGAGGATGCTGTGTTGTCAGGCACTGGTGATACTGTCATCATGAACAGGCTTGTAAATGAAATGCTTCGGCAGCGATCAGGAAAGTTGCTTGCCAGGATCAGTCAGAAAGGGGTACAGGTGTCAGTCAGGAAGGTGTTGTTGCTAAACAGGTATTGTTATTTTAGTATTGAAGTTCGTAACAGGAGCCATATTCCTGTTGAGCTTCAGCCTATCAGGATGTATAAATCGAATCAGGGCCTTAACACGACATGCATGGCAGTTATACAGGATATGGGAGCAGATGTAATCGCGACAGGAGAAACGGTAAGGCATGTGGTGACCATTGATGCGCCTGTATTTGATAAACGGGATAGGCTGCTCTTCAGTGTGAGAGGTAATGGTGTGAGCCCATTACTGTTGAAGATGGCTGCTACTAAGTTGCCGGGATATATACTGGCTGCCAGATAG
- a CDS encoding TssN family type VI secretion system protein, producing the protein MLTLIAVGIVCALLIVQLLKLTGIRLSVLIVLFLISGLILTGGSVIYMQYSRVEQIAFYLLHECIWVMVGLCNLYILQYISKERVYSWWKMIVFTCLLPLGYGALLLLFNYYRKEYAISYYPLVTVICWPFIILFTSWMTAAGMSIPVEIYRTWVYPQEMQVPEMKEDELKDVLVIGLKLTKAKDDPVVTYMRARAPGKIALGVFFFHFINDYNDRHPETPVQWQTNNRPDEWLFYIRHRWFRYCTILDPALPVYRNSIKENTIIYCRRI; encoded by the coding sequence ATGTTGACCCTTATCGCAGTAGGTATTGTTTGTGCCCTTTTAATTGTGCAGCTATTAAAGTTAACGGGTATCCGGTTGTCTGTGTTGATAGTGTTATTTCTCATTAGCGGCCTGATATTGACCGGAGGCAGTGTTATTTATATGCAATATAGCAGGGTAGAGCAGATTGCCTTTTACTTATTGCATGAATGTATATGGGTAATGGTTGGTTTATGTAATCTGTATATCCTGCAATATATCAGTAAGGAGAGGGTTTACAGCTGGTGGAAAATGATTGTCTTTACCTGTTTGCTGCCATTGGGTTATGGTGCCCTGCTATTGCTGTTCAACTATTACAGGAAAGAATATGCAATTAGCTATTACCCGCTTGTTACGGTGATTTGCTGGCCATTCATCATATTATTTACTTCCTGGATGACAGCAGCCGGAATGTCTATTCCGGTTGAAATATACAGGACATGGGTGTATCCTCAGGAAATGCAGGTGCCGGAAATGAAAGAAGATGAACTTAAGGATGTCCTGGTGATCGGGCTGAAATTAACAAAGGCCAAAGATGATCCTGTAGTTACTTATATGCGTGCCCGTGCCCCGGGAAAAATAGCGCTGGGCGTCTTCTTTTTTCATTTTATCAATGATTATAACGATCGTCATCCGGAGACGCCGGTACAGTGGCAAACCAACAACAGGCCGGATGAATGGCTCTTCTATATAAGGCACCGCTGGTTCAGGTATTGTACCATACTGGATCCTGCCCTGCCTGTGTATAGGAACAGCATTAAAGAGAATACAATTATTTATTGCCGGAGAATTTAA
- the tssO gene encoding type VI secretion system TssO, whose protein sequence is MQKALNATERARKYFLFLLLYIASTVLLICSIFFNYQVPVVENRMLREVVLRIGQERDFQHEFQQQISLVKANMHRINEPGQHVAFIDQQVVSALSNIREHIPDKRGGSFQLYDDVIQICLELQQTKQQLRELSTAQQTLLNMKVEQDKLKQQLDNVNRDLDNCRMLMLNSRPVIK, encoded by the coding sequence ATGCAGAAAGCACTGAATGCTACCGAAAGGGCCAGAAAGTATTTTTTATTCCTGTTATTGTATATAGCCTCTACAGTTCTACTTATTTGCAGTATTTTTTTTAACTATCAGGTGCCGGTTGTTGAGAATCGTATGCTGAGAGAAGTAGTTTTAAGGATCGGGCAGGAAAGGGATTTTCAGCATGAGTTTCAACAACAGATATCGCTGGTAAAAGCGAATATGCATAGAATAAATGAACCGGGACAGCATGTCGCATTTATAGACCAGCAGGTAGTTTCGGCATTGAGTAATATCCGTGAACACATACCTGATAAGCGAGGAGGTAGTTTTCAGTTATATGATGATGTCATCCAGATCTGTCTGGAACTGCAGCAGACGAAACAGCAACTGAGAGAGTTGTCAACAGCCCAGCAAACGCTGCTCAATATGAAAGTAGAGCAGGATAAACTAAAGCAGCAACTGGATAATGTTAACCGTGATTTAGATAATTGCAGGATGTTGATGTTGAACAGCAGACCAGTGATAAAGTAG
- the tssD gene encoding type VI secretion system tube protein TssD — MSFKSILTVGGESYNVQHVTYALNQETDPTGRPSAITRGGRINITVESTGKTELFEWMVNNFERKDGSITFFKRDTDAKLKTLDFKEGYLVKFEEIFDAANEHPMNITFTISAREMTMGNASHVNEWV; from the coding sequence ATGTCTTTTAAATCAATTCTTACAGTGGGTGGAGAAAGCTATAATGTGCAACATGTTACCTACGCACTTAATCAGGAAACAGACCCCACAGGGCGCCCATCTGCCATTACAAGGGGAGGAAGGATCAATATAACGGTGGAGTCTACCGGTAAAACGGAGTTGTTTGAATGGATGGTGAATAACTTTGAAAGGAAGGATGGATCTATTACTTTTTTTAAGCGGGACACAGATGCCAAATTAAAAACCCTGGATTTCAAAGAGGGGTACCTGGTGAAGTTTGAAGAGATTTTTGATGCTGCAAATGAGCATCCGATGAATATTACCTTTACAATATCTGCACGGGAGATGACAATGGGAAATGCCAGTCATGTTAACGAATGGGTATGA
- a CDS encoding TonB-dependent siderophore receptor, with amino-acid sequence MFRYLVLTGCLWWPGILFAQTDTITDNKALQEVVVTATRNEQQQSKIPIAVTVIRKEQIQQMGAMLLNQVLAEQTGLFVTANHGSGIQMQGLEAEYTLILLDGEPLIGRTAGTLDLSRIVVSNIERIEIIKGPVSSLYGSDAMAGVINIITSNKQKQGQTNATVRYGSNQTLQLDAGTKIPFKDGVFSVNGNYYNTNGYTISGQSAPSVSPFKSMTGQMKWQQDWSSHWQTTVSGRMFNQQYKSYFEDTKGRVNDNGREDDANASLNIRNNVNDHFTQLLRLYYSRYATDEKMLYEKDGSLYDASFFTQQYLKPEYQLDWTLNPKHALTLGGGYIHETLEATRYDERMAFNSGYVFVQESWKPSDNWSILAGARFDTHNQYASQLSPKLSVSYKVSPKLKLLGSVGRGYRAPDFRQLYLHFNNAAVGYSVVGTKLASSIISQMQVAGEIKSINYDLDKLKDLNAESSWSYNAGIQALPWKGASMNVNFFLNRVTNLIDTRAVAQKTNDFSVYSYVNVNRITTYGSELNYNQVIDKYWQVAGGYQYLQAIDNDQLKMVKKGEVYTVDEQTHETRLLKRHEYFGLFNRSHHAANLKVQYTNLHAGIDANMRVIYRSKYGFQDENGNNIPDIKSEFVPGYATVNLAAAKSFMQQRLRLQGTIENLFNYTDGKHIPGMPGRIYSIAVTYSFLHTIK; translated from the coding sequence ATGTTTAGATATTTAGTCCTGACAGGCTGCCTCTGGTGGCCCGGGATCCTGTTTGCCCAAACAGATACCATTACAGATAATAAGGCATTACAGGAAGTTGTTGTTACTGCTACAAGGAATGAACAACAGCAAAGCAAAATACCTATCGCTGTTACCGTTATCAGGAAGGAGCAAATCCAGCAAATGGGGGCCATGTTACTAAATCAGGTATTGGCTGAGCAAACCGGATTATTCGTTACTGCGAACCATGGTAGTGGTATTCAGATGCAGGGACTTGAAGCGGAATACACGCTCATTTTGCTGGATGGAGAACCCTTGATTGGAAGAACAGCCGGTACTTTGGACCTGTCAAGGATTGTAGTCAGTAATATAGAGCGTATAGAGATAATAAAGGGGCCGGTTTCATCGCTGTATGGCAGCGATGCCATGGCTGGAGTTATCAATATAATTACCAGTAACAAGCAGAAACAAGGACAAACCAATGCTACAGTAAGGTATGGCAGCAACCAGACCTTACAGCTGGATGCCGGAACAAAAATTCCGTTTAAGGATGGTGTTTTTTCCGTTAATGGTAACTATTATAATACCAATGGATATACGATCAGTGGTCAGTCTGCTCCGTCTGTTTCGCCGTTTAAATCAATGACAGGGCAGATGAAGTGGCAACAGGACTGGAGTTCCCACTGGCAGACTACCGTTTCAGGAAGGATGTTTAACCAACAGTATAAGAGTTATTTCGAGGATACCAAAGGGAGGGTAAATGATAACGGAAGAGAAGACGACGCCAATGCTTCGCTGAATATACGGAATAATGTCAATGACCATTTTACGCAGTTGTTGCGCCTGTATTATTCGAGATATGCAACAGATGAAAAGATGTTGTATGAGAAAGACGGAAGTTTATATGACGCTTCCTTTTTTACCCAGCAGTATCTCAAGCCTGAATATCAACTGGATTGGACGCTTAACCCCAAACATGCACTGACGTTGGGTGGAGGGTATATTCATGAAACGTTGGAGGCTACACGCTATGATGAGCGTATGGCTTTTAACAGCGGCTATGTATTTGTACAGGAAAGCTGGAAGCCATCAGATAATTGGAGCATCCTGGCAGGCGCCAGATTTGATACGCATAATCAATATGCGTCGCAACTGAGCCCTAAACTGTCCGTGTCATATAAGGTTAGTCCGAAATTAAAGTTGTTAGGTTCTGTTGGCCGTGGCTACCGGGCACCGGATTTCAGGCAGTTATACCTGCACTTCAACAATGCCGCCGTTGGGTATAGTGTTGTGGGAACAAAGCTGGCATCTTCCATTATCAGCCAGATGCAGGTAGCAGGAGAAATCAAAAGTATTAATTATGACCTGGACAAACTCAAAGATCTCAATGCAGAAAGTTCATGGTCCTATAATGCAGGTATACAGGCATTGCCATGGAAAGGCGCCAGTATGAACGTGAATTTTTTCCTGAACAGGGTTACCAATCTGATAGATACCCGTGCTGTTGCCCAGAAAACAAATGACTTCAGTGTATACAGCTACGTAAATGTGAACAGGATCACGACATACGGTAGTGAATTGAATTACAACCAGGTTATTGATAAATATTGGCAGGTGGCGGGTGGTTATCAATATTTACAAGCTATTGATAATGATCAGCTCAAAATGGTAAAGAAGGGTGAAGTCTATACCGTGGATGAACAGACACATGAAACACGTTTGTTAAAGCGCCACGAATATTTCGGGCTGTTCAACCGCTCCCATCATGCCGCCAATCTGAAAGTGCAGTATACAAACCTGCATGCAGGCATTGACGCCAATATGCGTGTCATTTATCGCAGTAAATATGGTTTCCAGGATGAGAATGGGAATAATATACCGGATATAAAAAGTGAGTTTGTTCCCGGTTACGCTACTGTGAATCTGGCAGCTGCCAAAAGTTTCATGCAGCAAAGATTACGTTTGCAGGGAACCATAGAAAACCTGTTTAATTATACAGACGGAAAACATATACCAGGTATGCCTGGCAGAATATATTCAATCGCTGTTACCTATTCATTTCTACATACAATCAAATAG
- a CDS encoding HmuY family protein: protein MTSQQKFLGLGALALGLLFTACSKDDKKNDSPAPVLTTTTVTNLQADTANTGKYTLFSFADNKVIPNSDSATSKWDIGFKTTTIIINGGVSGPGKAEAQVVSGVFSDLSTAPATGYATDSTGAKYALKSWYSYNATTHIITPVPGKVLVIKTPAGKYVKVEIQSYYKDAPASPDLNSVSRLYKFRYVFQANGSVNF from the coding sequence ATGACAAGTCAACAAAAATTCCTGGGACTGGGAGCATTGGCATTAGGACTCTTATTCACTGCCTGCAGTAAGGACGATAAAAAGAACGATTCACCAGCTCCGGTACTGACAACTACAACTGTGACCAACCTTCAGGCAGATACGGCCAATACCGGTAAATATACACTCTTCAGCTTTGCAGATAATAAGGTTATTCCTAATTCCGATTCAGCAACTTCAAAGTGGGACATTGGGTTTAAAACTACTACCATCATTATCAACGGTGGTGTAAGTGGCCCTGGCAAAGCAGAAGCACAGGTGGTTTCTGGCGTATTCAGTGACCTCTCCACAGCACCGGCTACCGGTTACGCAACGGATTCTACCGGTGCAAAATATGCGCTGAAATCATGGTATAGCTACAATGCTACCACGCATATTATTACGCCCGTACCAGGTAAGGTATTGGTGATTAAAACACCTGCCGGGAAATATGTTAAAGTTGAAATCCAGAGCTATTATAAAGATGCGCCTGCAAGTCCGGACCTGAACAGCGTTTCCCGACTCTATAAATTTCGCTATGTATTCCAGGCAAACGGTAGTGTTAACTTCTAA
- a CDS encoding DUF6607 family protein has translation MKNIIKLALAGVFLPASLLAQKADSKLQQDKAAIKDMCGCMEVTFEYTETFPGDTTYKPKGYHKITDAVEYVTVADEKNNRIVLQHLLVAGGEVIKHWTEDWQYENQQLLAYSKNDTWNKMNLTAAAVKGQWTQKVFGVDDEPRYEGSATWVHADGRHYWESTSDAPLPRREYTTRSDYNVLQRTNHHEITSFGSLHEQDNKKILRDAAGDKVIVGEKGLNTYRRTDESKCQQAKAWWEQNKQFWAVVRQQWDKLYGANTGVVLQKQVNNQPFYKVMGELENKARNKELSGAALDNAISGVLQQFAPKATAGL, from the coding sequence ATGAAAAATATCATCAAACTGGCACTGGCAGGTGTTTTCCTTCCAGCCTCGCTGCTGGCACAGAAAGCAGATTCCAAACTGCAGCAGGATAAAGCCGCTATCAAAGATATGTGCGGTTGCATGGAAGTTACTTTTGAATATACAGAAACATTTCCGGGGGATACAACCTATAAACCAAAAGGGTATCATAAAATCACGGATGCTGTTGAATATGTAACTGTTGCTGATGAAAAGAACAACCGCATTGTGTTACAGCACCTGCTGGTTGCAGGGGGTGAAGTGATTAAGCACTGGACGGAAGACTGGCAATATGAAAATCAGCAGCTGCTGGCATATAGCAAAAACGATACCTGGAACAAAATGAATTTGACGGCTGCAGCAGTTAAAGGGCAGTGGACCCAGAAAGTTTTCGGTGTAGATGATGAACCGAGATATGAAGGTTCTGCTACCTGGGTGCATGCAGATGGCCGTCATTACTGGGAAAGTACCAGCGATGCCCCATTGCCTCGCCGTGAGTATACCACCCGTAGTGATTACAATGTGCTGCAGCGTACCAATCACCATGAAATTACCAGTTTCGGCTCTCTCCATGAACAGGACAATAAAAAAATCCTGAGAGATGCTGCGGGAGACAAGGTTATTGTTGGAGAAAAGGGATTGAATACCTACCGTAGAACTGATGAAAGTAAGTGTCAGCAGGCGAAAGCCTGGTGGGAACAAAACAAACAGTTCTGGGCAGTAGTACGCCAGCAATGGGATAAGTTGTATGGCGCCAATACAGGTGTTGTATTACAAAAACAGGTAAATAACCAGCCATTTTATAAAGTAATGGGAGAGCTGGAGAATAAAGCGCGTAATAAGGAGTTGAGTGGTGCAGCGCTGGACAATGCTATTAGTGGCGTATTGCAACAGTTTGCGCCAAAAGCTACGGCTGGTTTATAA
- a CDS encoding MBL fold metallo-hydrolase — MQLLFLRNATFLLEWDNKKLLIDPMLGPKNSMEPIPNTANAIRNPTVDLTLSEIAVQTMVQDIDAVLLTHTHRDHWDTAAQEMIPKDTTIICQPEDEEKIKAAGFTDVIAVTDNIQWYHFTINRTKGQHGTGEIGKKMAPVSGFVISDNKTSFYIAGDTIWCDDVKDALDHYQPTHTVVNAGAARFVEGDPITMTAADVLEVINHPSQTNVIAVHMESLNHCTLTREDLAVAVAVAAKECNIPDPGDWIMLN, encoded by the coding sequence ATGCAACTACTTTTCCTAAGAAATGCCACATTCCTGCTGGAATGGGACAACAAAAAACTATTGATTGATCCTATGCTGGGTCCCAAAAACAGCATGGAACCAATTCCTAACACCGCAAATGCCATCCGTAATCCCACCGTCGACCTTACGCTGAGTGAAATTGCCGTACAGACGATGGTACAGGATATCGATGCAGTATTGCTCACGCATACCCATCGCGACCATTGGGATACAGCAGCACAGGAGATGATTCCCAAAGACACAACTATTATCTGTCAGCCGGAAGATGAAGAAAAAATCAAAGCTGCAGGTTTTACGGATGTTATTGCAGTTACAGACAATATCCAATGGTATCATTTTACGATCAACCGCACCAAAGGCCAGCATGGCACCGGTGAAATCGGTAAAAAGATGGCGCCGGTATCCGGATTTGTTATCTCGGATAATAAGACCAGCTTTTATATCGCCGGCGATACCATCTGGTGTGATGATGTAAAAGATGCCCTGGACCACTACCAACCTACGCATACCGTTGTAAACGCAGGTGCAGCCAGGTTTGTGGAAGGAGATCCCATTACGATGACCGCAGCGGATGTACTGGAGGTAATTAATCACCCGTCGCAGACAAACGTCATTGCAGTGCATATGGAATCACTTAATCACTGCACGCTCACCAGGGAAGACCTGGCAGTAGCAGTGGCAGTAGCCGCCAAGGAATGTAATATTCCTGATCCCGGAGACTGGATTATGCTTAACTAA
- the coaA gene encoding type I pantothenate kinase → MTTSLKRDRYTPYITFSRKEWAERSGDARLQLADYDLEQLHGMNEPLTQEEITQVYLPLAHLLNLYVTASQQLHKATSSFLGSQQSKVPYIIGIAGSVAVGKSTTARVLQKLLQAWHDHPKVALVTTDGFLYPNKILEQNNIMNRKGFPESYDIKRLVHFLADVKSGKERVAAPLYSHLEYDILPGQLQWIEQPDIIIVEGVNVLQVRPRQQQKDPAVFVSDFFDFSIYVDAAEKDIRKWYIARFQSLRQTAFQNPDSFFHRYASLSDGATVELATQIWEDINKPNLEQNIAPTRYRAGLILEKGSNHFVQSIKLRKT, encoded by the coding sequence ATGACCACATCTCTGAAACGCGACCGCTATACTCCCTATATCACTTTCTCCCGTAAAGAATGGGCAGAACGAAGTGGTGATGCCAGATTACAGCTGGCAGACTATGACCTGGAACAACTGCATGGCATGAATGAACCGCTCACGCAGGAAGAAATCACCCAGGTATACCTGCCGCTGGCGCATTTGCTGAACCTTTATGTGACCGCTTCACAACAGTTACATAAAGCTACCAGCTCCTTTCTTGGGAGCCAGCAGTCGAAAGTGCCCTACATCATTGGTATTGCCGGGAGCGTAGCCGTTGGTAAAAGCACCACCGCAAGAGTTTTGCAGAAACTATTACAGGCATGGCACGACCATCCTAAGGTTGCGCTGGTGACAACAGATGGGTTCCTCTATCCAAATAAAATACTGGAACAAAATAATATCATGAACAGAAAGGGCTTCCCTGAAAGTTATGATATCAAAAGGCTGGTACATTTCCTTGCAGACGTTAAGTCCGGCAAAGAACGTGTAGCCGCACCGTTATATTCTCACCTGGAATATGATATACTGCCTGGTCAGCTCCAATGGATAGAGCAACCCGACATCATTATTGTGGAAGGTGTCAATGTACTGCAGGTAAGACCTCGCCAGCAACAAAAAGATCCTGCGGTCTTCGTATCTGACTTTTTTGATTTTTCTATATATGTGGATGCTGCTGAAAAAGATATCCGTAAATGGTATATCGCCAGATTTCAGTCATTACGTCAAACAGCTTTCCAAAACCCTGATTCGTTCTTTCACCGCTATGCCAGCCTCTCCGATGGCGCCACCGTGGAATTAGCCACACAGATATGGGAAGATATCAATAAACCCAATCTGGAGCAGAATATCGCACCTACACGCTATCGGGCCGGACTCATACTGGAGAAAGGTAGTAACCATTTTGTTCAATCCATCAAACTCAGGAAAACCTGA
- a CDS encoding NAD-dependent succinate-semialdehyde dehydrogenase codes for MFNSIYPYTQEIIAEYQEHTESEIATKLLKGEKAYRELLKTPLEKRCQWMAAIARSMRDNVKEHATIITREMGKTLKEATAEVLKCATTIDFYVENIGSMLSPRIISSDASKSYVSYEPKGIILAIMPWNFPYWQVFRFAIPNILAGNAGILKHASNVSGCALAIEKLFVESEFPEGTFQSVLLSSKHIEPIIADPRVQGVTLTGSTPAGKSVAALAGKYIKKTVLELGGSDPFIILKDADIQEAAKVAVQGRMQNAGQSCIAAKRWIVEQPVVADFTAAVRSILQNLKQGDPMLESTQMGPMARLDLAQELGKQLENSISQGAHLELGGTWEGCNFAPTLLTGVTSDMTAFREETFGPLAVIIAAANEADAISLANETEFGLGSALWTKDLEKAARLATQIESGNVFINAMVRSDARLPFGGVKQSGYGRELSLEGTHEFLNVKTVYIH; via the coding sequence ATGTTTAACAGTATCTATCCTTACACACAGGAAATCATTGCAGAATACCAGGAGCACACGGAAAGTGAGATTGCCACCAAGCTCCTCAAAGGAGAGAAAGCCTACCGCGAATTACTAAAAACCCCGCTGGAAAAACGTTGCCAGTGGATGGCCGCCATAGCCAGATCCATGCGGGATAATGTGAAGGAACATGCGACCATCATAACGCGGGAAATGGGGAAGACACTGAAGGAAGCTACGGCAGAAGTATTGAAATGTGCCACTACCATTGATTTTTATGTAGAGAATATAGGCAGTATGTTATCGCCGAGAATTATTTCTTCCGATGCTTCAAAAAGTTATGTATCTTATGAACCTAAAGGGATTATTCTGGCTATTATGCCCTGGAATTTCCCTTACTGGCAGGTATTCCGTTTCGCTATTCCGAACATCCTGGCAGGAAATGCCGGCATATTAAAGCACGCCAGTAATGTGAGTGGCTGTGCCCTGGCGATAGAAAAACTATTCGTTGAATCAGAATTCCCGGAAGGTACTTTCCAAAGTGTATTATTATCTTCCAAGCATATCGAACCCATCATTGCAGACCCGCGCGTACAGGGCGTAACATTAACCGGTAGCACACCAGCCGGCAAAAGTGTTGCTGCACTGGCAGGAAAATATATTAAAAAAACAGTATTGGAATTGGGAGGCAGTGACCCGTTTATCATCTTAAAAGATGCTGATATTCAGGAAGCTGCGAAAGTTGCCGTTCAGGGCAGGATGCAAAATGCCGGACAATCCTGCATTGCCGCCAAACGCTGGATAGTAGAGCAACCAGTAGTGGCCGACTTTACGGCCGCTGTACGTTCGATATTACAAAACCTGAAACAGGGTGATCCTATGCTGGAATCTACCCAAATGGGGCCTATGGCACGCCTGGACCTTGCACAGGAGCTTGGAAAACAGCTCGAAAACAGCATCAGTCAGGGAGCCCATTTAGAATTGGGTGGCACCTGGGAAGGATGTAACTTTGCTCCTACACTGCTAACCGGTGTAACCAGCGACATGACGGCTTTCCGCGAGGAAACCTTTGGGCCGCTGGCCGTGATTATAGCAGCTGCCAACGAAGCCGATGCTATCTCTCTTGCCAACGAAACCGAGTTCGGACTGGGGTCCGCTTTATGGACAAAAGACCTGGAAAAAGCCGCCCGGCTGGCAACGCAAATTGAAAGCGGGAATGTATTCATCAACGCAATGGTACGCTCCGATGCACGACTGCCCTTTGGCGGCGTTAAACAATCGGGTTACGGCAGAGAATTATCACTGGAAGGCACACACGAATTTTTAAACGTTAAGACGGTTTATATACACTAG